The Oncorhynchus mykiss isolate Arlee chromosome 28, USDA_OmykA_1.1, whole genome shotgun sequence genome includes a window with the following:
- the LOC110508863 gene encoding phosducin — MSSPDEDEVPAIQTGPKGVINDWKKFKCEDQDTPPSKKELLRQMSNPQSDDIPDRLNRKMSIQEFEMIAEEDEKCMHCCRFLRRKEMHKRLSFGPKFDSVVELDSAEAFLEVIEKAHRLTLVIVLIYEDGVKGCEALNSCLDCLATEYTSSKFCHIQATATGAGERFSDNVLPTILVYKAGKLLGNFLSMTQHLSEEFFATDIEASLSEYGLLPKKEFATCPDEEDAGVEVE, encoded by the exons ATGTCAAGCCCAGATGAAGATGAGGTGCCAGCAATCCAAACAG GCCCCAAGGGTGTGATCAATGACTGGAAGAAGTTCAAGTGTGAGGACCAGGACACCCCTCCCAGCAAGAAGGAGCTCCTCAGACAGATGTCCAACCCCCAGAGCGATGACATCCCAGACAGACTCAACCGCAAG ATGAGTATCCAGGAGTTTGAAATGATTGCAGAGGAGGATGAGAAGTGCATGCACTGCTGTCGATTCTTGCGCAGGAAGGAGATGCACAAGCGTCTCAGCTTTGGCCCTAAGTTTGACAGTGTGGTGGAGTTGGACAGCGCCGAGGCCTTCCTGGAGGTCATTGAGAAGGCGCACCGGCTCACCCTGGTGATCGTACTAATCTACGAGGACGGGGTCAAAGGTTGCGAGGCACTCAACTCCTGCCTGGACTGCCTGGCCACAGAGTACACCAGCAGCAAGTTCTGCCACATCCAGGCGACCGCAACAGGTGCCGGCGAGCGCTTCTCAGACAACGTGCTGCCCACCATTCTGGTGTACAAGGCAGGCAAGCTGCTAGGCAACTTCCTGTCCATGACACAGCACCTCAGTGAGGAGTTCTTCGCTACCGATATCGAGGCGTCCCTCAGCGAGTATGGCCTGCTGCCCAAGAAGGAGTTTGCGACCTGTCCTGATGAGGAGGATGCAGGTGTGGAGGTGGAATAA